Sequence from the Thermomonas sp. HDW16 genome:
CGTGCTCACCGCTGCATCGTCCGCGCGGGCGCACAATCGGCGGGGCAGCGTGCTGTGGCCGACGGTAGCGTGGCTGGTGCCGGGCGTGTTGCTGGGTGGCTGGCTGGGCAGCCGCGTGGCGATTGGCCTGTCGGGCGATGTCCTGCGCTGGTGCGTGGCGATCTATTGCTTCATCGTCGCGGCGCAGATGCTGTTGTCGCGTACGCAGTTGCGCGGCGATGCAAACGTCGTGCCGCGCGGGCCGGCGTATACCGCGATGGGTGGCGTGATCGGGGCCTTGTCCGCGCTGGTCGGCATCGGTGGTGGCAGCATGACCGTGCCCTTGCTGGTCTGGCGTGGCGTCACGCCGGTACGCGCGGTGGGTACTTCATCCGCCTGCGGCGTCTTCATCGGCATCGGCAGTGCGCTTGGCTATGCCTTGCAGGCGCCGGCCGGCGTGGTGCCGCTGGCGTACAGCGTGGGTTATGTCTATCTGCCTGCAGCCGTCGGCGTGGCGGCGGCTTCTGTGCTGATGGCGCCATACGGCACCCGGCTGGCACATGCGGTCAGCGGCGAAACGCTCAAGCGCGTGTTCGCGCTCTTCATGATCCTGGTCGGCAGCAGCTTCGTGTGGGGCGCGCTGCGCTAGCGACTTACTCGAACGCGCGTTCCGGCACGTCGAGTTCGACCGACAACGCCAAATGATCCGAGCGTGCGGCAGGCAGTGCCTGCATCGCGGCCACCTGCAGCGCCGAGGTGACCAGCACGTGGTCGATCGCGCGTTGCGGTTTCCACGAAGGGAACGTGGGTACGTTTGCCGAAGGCGGTTGCAGTTGCGTATTGCGATACAGGGCCTGCATTTCCGGCCGATCCGGGTCGCAGTTGAAGTCGCCCATCAGTACCGCATGTGGGTGGTCGCCCAGCAGTTCGGCGATGAAGTCGACCTGCGCGCGCCGCGATTGCGCGCCCAGCGACAGATGCGCCACCGCCACGGTCAGCGCGGCGTCGCCATTGCCGAAGCTGGCCAGCAACACGCCGCGCCCGCGCACGCGTCCGGGTAGCGCGTGGTTGACCACTTCGCGCGGTTCGAACTTGCTGAGCAGGCCGTTGGCACTCGACGCCACGCCACCCATGCGTCGGTTCGGCTGGTGGCTCCAGTAGGCGAAGCCGCCGCGTTCGGCCAGGTAATGGGTCTGGTTGGTGAAGCCGGAGCGCAGGCTGCCGGGATCGGCTTCCTGCAGGCCAACGATGTCATGGCGGCCGGCGAGCTC
This genomic interval carries:
- a CDS encoding sulfite exporter TauE/SafE family protein yields the protein MTAGLLLYLLLGACAGVLAGLLGIGGGLVLVAALAWLLPKQGVPPDAAMHVALASSMASIVLTAASSARAHNRRGSVLWPTVAWLVPGVLLGGWLGSRVAIGLSGDVLRWCVAIYCFIVAAQMLLSRTQLRGDANVVPRGPAYTAMGGVIGALSALVGIGGGSMTVPLLVWRGVTPVRAVGTSSACGVFIGIGSALGYALQAPAGVVPLAYSVGYVYLPAAVGVAAASVLMAPYGTRLAHAVSGETLKRVFALFMILVGSSFVWGALR
- a CDS encoding endonuclease/exonuclease/phosphatase family protein is translated as MSMRRLRLLSANIQAGSSTRGYHDYVARSWSHVLPAGNKRGALDAIAELAGRHDIVGLQEADPGSLRSGFTNQTHYLAERGGFAYWSHQPNRRMGGVASSANGLLSKFEPREVVNHALPGRVRGRGVLLASFGNGDAALTVAVAHLSLGAQSRRAQVDFIAELLGDHPHAVLMGDFNCDPDRPEMQALYRNTQLQPPSANVPTFPSWKPQRAIDHVLVTSALQVAAMQALPAARSDHLALSVELDVPERAFE